The following nucleotide sequence is from Aedes aegypti strain LVP_AGWG chromosome 3, AaegL5.0 Primary Assembly, whole genome shotgun sequence.
atgtctctatccccttattcatagaaaatcaaaactttgttttaagaacaagcttttgtaattcaaacaaattttcaggccatatatatttaggttaagttaggtttagtaaattaaaaacatgtttttttatatcttataagcaggtgaaatcaattcacctgtgaaaaatctgaactgctacggcaaatgaaatgtaatatattgttaacaaaaagttaataaaatctttgatttgttttaccaaattaggatgatagtgttgtcttacACAGAGCacctaaatataaaaaaatgaatataatgtttggaaggatactaataaagaaataaaaaataaaaataaaaataggcTGATGTGCTAGTagccatcgtattaagcattgatcagtgagaactgcaatttccccagtattgcagtgaatgatgttgatacaaaccgatgccaaacaattctttctcaaaacggctttagcattgtacaataacattttgataaatcttgatctctttttggaaataatgcaaataaaatgcatcttaccgtattctcaatccgtcgtatcgttttcaactccgttgcaatcagtttccagattcgtctcacaacttacgggtcattgtgtgtattgagtggttaaaacacaacatataaacgctataataaaatgtttgactagaatatatagatctacgggcatctccctccattccttcagcatgatggaatatactaatttcctttaaaattaattattcgtcatcaaaattcagcccaaacatatgaacacaattaaCCGAGCAAAGTGTGATTAATTATGgatttgacagacaaattaattatataaccatcaaatcgacagtaaactactagtttgtagtcaaaaacccttggaaaccataaatctcggaggggaagcagcttttttcccaaaagcacaatatgactctgagcagctctgaactcgttcgcgaatcacttttagcttcggttactcgggagcacgacagatgcgagtaaaccagcactctgacgctcgggagcgtttggttttgtttttgttccagttcagcagaactgttcgccactttccatcactgttggaaagtggtgtggatCAGTtgatcgctaagcatttttctcaaatcgtgttcgtccatgcaatTTCGGTGGAAAAGTGcgaagtggataattgaactgaagttatttaccgaaatacagtagttttattgcatttttggtgtggaagtgtacaaaccatatcagctttcacaaaattacacttggataatgaatctatgttgcaggtaagtttgaatatccgccgtagtggaatatttaaagtttgatacgacgaatagtagcgcttacgatgaagtagaacaaaaccctaaatgaaaataaataaaacggcCCTAAAATGGGTTTCTTAGAGGACGTTATACCAATTATCTCATTATAGAGATATtacaattttgaggtgattttttgccctagAGAGTtctaaaatcatcaaaacaacttgaaaagcatacaaaatatgttgaaaatatgctaaaatcgaaaaattgcacttacgccctttgtgCCACCTCttaaacttttccaaaaatGCTCATTtattcacaggatgttattttgatacCGATGATAATTTGCCAACTTGTAAATTTTGACTAAGAAAGATTTTGAAATATAAGCTCCACCCTACTGGTTTATGGTTCAGTTACAAACACTGTAGTGTGCAAAATAATTATGAAAATGTCTCAATTGACCTTCGAAAAGACTCCACTTGACGTCCGAATAAATCCGGAACGCACCGTCCGACTTGGGCTCCCAGTACAgatcataaaatttgaatagttttgtggttttatgttaaaatttcattgacACCGGCTGAAAATTTAGGATattaaagctgaaaaatcacGAAAATTTGGTCAAGAAAATAGGTCAGGGACGCAAAGGTTAGGGTAACAAATAAAAGAGAAATCATAGCTAATATATTTCTAGGCATTTGAGAGCTAAGCAataaatctttctcaaaaacatgacactctcccttactcgatattccgtatctcgatatcgagttagagaaccatagtaaaagttggttttcatggctaactcgatagttccttggatcgcagttgcactggttttgtgttctgtaagtcgatacctccctaactcgatggtcccttcaatatcgagttaaggagagttgactgtattgctTATTCGAACATCTAACATTCGACCTTATTCAATTACCCCTCTTTCACGACACGCTGCAGGAGTCCAAAACGCGTGATAATCTGCTATCTTGTTTGCGGAAATATTTCCACCGTCGGCTACGCAATGGCCTTGAAAGTTTTGCATTATTTGCCAAAAATCACTGTTATCTCTAAGATATCAAATCTTCCTGTCCCCCCAATTTGAATTGCACTTGACATTAAAACTTCTACGCGTTGGCAAAGCACTGAAAGAAAATAGTATAAAAACTCTCATCAGTCCTCTCgatcattcagttactttcaaAAATGGCTTACAAACGTATTCTACTTGTCTGTGCACTGATCCAGCTCTCAACTGCCGCGGTCGAAGTACCCGGAAAGTTGCTGAAAAGCTCATCGGAAGGATCTTTTGTAGCATTTGCAGCAGCTACTGAACCAACCTGCGACTTAGTCAGCGTTTATACCACATGTAAGGACTGTAATAACGTACTGGTTTGCTTGGGTTCAACACAAAGCACGAAGAACTGCACTGCGGCGACTCCATCCACTCCTTTCTGTGTCAACGGTGCATGCTCTGCTTCTTACGACAGTGCTTCAGGATGTACGCCTTCTGGAGTAACTTGTACCGGAGTTGGATTCTACCCGGATCCTAAAGTTTGTCAGATCTACCACTACTGCGAAGGAGTCGATCAGGAATCTTCAGTTTACGAGTGCCCACCCAACTATGTGTACAATGCGGAAACCACTCTCTGCAAGCAGAAGATCTACGCCGCAGATTGCGTTACGGTGAAGTGCGACCCGAACAAAATTTTCGTCAGCTATGGCACTAGCAAGAAGTATTACGCCTTCTGTCAGTTCGAGAACGATGTTGCAAAGAGCATTCAAGTGCTCAAATGTCCCGACAACTGCAACTTCGATGGAAACAGCTGCTTGTTCAAATGTCCAGGAACCGGTAACTATGCGCACATGGACCCTGCCAAGTACTACCAGTGCTATTACTCTGGAGCGGTGCTGACTTTCACGACCCAGACCTGCCCTAGTGGAAAGAACTACGACAAGGATTTACGCGTTTGTGTTACACCAAAGACGACCACTACGCTGACTCCACTCGAGCAATAAAAGTTTTGGGCAGTTAGTTGTATATTATACAGTCAATAAATGAAAGCTACATACGCTTATTGGATTCTTTTGTATTATTATGAATTTTATGGGTCTTCCATAAACATTATATGATTTTCATAACACGTTGCAAACTATCTAATGACCTTATTCTTACACATCACATGAGCAACAGTTCAATTGCTATGGAACTTCGCACAATTTCTTACACTGTTCACTAGACCTATTCAAATATCAGGAAGTTCctcagtcaaccaatattttgatttttcatgtcgaaataaaaattcattcgacggtaccgtaatttcgggtgaaattgatcatttttaacggtttttctagtctgttttctataacaATAACAATGccaaaaaactaaatgcaggaaaacaagtgcgaaggtgagcctcatcgactcatgcactgaaattttctaacaaatgtcattttagtgttaataaatatctctaaaataaaaaatcaggggatctcatttcggggtgaaattgatcacttgtcaatgccataaTTGTTAGCTTTCAAACCAAATCTACATGATAGATTTGAGCTCTTTGAATCCGAAtctgcttgtcaaattcttaacaatgccatgtttatataaataatgcatagttaaatttcaacaattactcgaaaaacgcctaaatgtatgcaatttcctaaggaattcaattatatctaccagaaattcaattatttcaaccatatgagcgaattggtacgagttttggtgatgcaatctggtttggggatatatattaagcatcctcacaaactttcaggtttataccatgttcaaatccttgcttagaaatagaagtttatagatgtttgtcaatactgcaccgtacatgattttgaaattttacattatttccatAGCAATAatcattctttaacgcaaaaaacttcacaacacacaattcgacaatagctACGACAaaaaacgttcatttactgcagcttacattgatatttgtgcttcattaggaataaataaaatcgtgtgatacgttgatcaatttctcccttctgatcaattacacccgattttacggtacatgtgtcatgcacgatttaactatcatcaggttgggatgagttgttcgatctttgggtattttttgtaatttatttcctaaagcaacatgtaagctgttaatggttaatgaTTTCATAGATTTAATATGTTTGTTTCCCGCTGACTAGGGCCTGGAAAAATAATGCTAATGTGTGTTTTTTGTAGCATACTTATTCAGAAAACCGTGATTTCTGGATACCGTGGAGAACAAATTTCAATCACACAATTTTATAAacttaatttaatcttattggcgtgttcgacaaactttaacagaatataATTAGCTTTCAATAGGTGGCAATAGCAAGTGATTTTGATTCATGagtattgagttatgatttttcaaaccttaaaataagcctaaaaacacattttcaacttgaagggTAGTGAAATCTCTATTAGATGAGcttaaaatttgaccagacattgttcttagcatgagaattcggaatactgcttgaccggaagatttaaagacatttttcaaatatgaacaggtctactgtTCACCAACGCCGTATTCCAACATGTGAGTTTACGGAcctctttggaaaatttctgaaaacttcaaCTTGTGTGTGTAACTTATTGTAACgttaagtaaaaataataattattccGATGTACAAACTTCCAAATAACTTGCAAATAATGTTGATCTTCTAATTTAAActtctaagggccgatttcttcaccttagcttaagccgtaaaccacgtttacccatacgattaaaccaggtttaaggcctaagcggtggtgaagaaaacGCTTATAAGTTTGTCGGAAAATTGGCCAGGGTATAAAGTAATAATAAAGATCTGAAATCTCAGACCATTacttcttacgtaattaatggatgacCTATTAGATTATCATGGCAACTATTGTTGTATAGCTTCAGGTAAAGGTATTTTTCCAAgattacactttttttttttgagaaatactATCTAACCCTCAAGATCACATGagaaaacactatgaccgaatGAATTAATTGTTTGATTTCCCCATAgttatttcaatacaaatttgaACGACGTGCAGTTTCAGTGTGGAGTGTAACGGATATTCAAATCACCCTATCAAACTATTCAAAGAGTaacaaataattttaagttcaaatgataaaatttaagaGATCCATGAGTATTTCTCTATTTCAAAACATACTCAAGTGGATCCATGTTCGGTTCTAAAGTCTTGAATGATTTGATGAACTAAGAACATCAAATCATTTGTGAATTAAGCCTGTGAtaattagggtggttcaaaatttgaaaatatttgagaatccaatctcccatatatttcttaccatccttaccataaaaatag
It contains:
- the LOC5576618 gene encoding uncharacterized protein LOC5576618 translates to MAYKRILLVCALIQLSTAAVEVPGKLLKSSSEGSFVAFAAATEPTCDLVSVYTTCKDCNNVLVCLGSTQSTKNCTAATPSTPFCVNGACSASYDSASGCTPSGVTCTGVGFYPDPKVCQIYHYCEGVDQESSVYECPPNYVYNAETTLCKQKIYAADCVTVKCDPNKIFVSYGTSKKYYAFCQFENDVAKSIQVLKCPDNCNFDGNSCLFKCPGTGNYAHMDPAKYYQCYYSGAVLTFTTQTCPSGKNYDKDLRVCVTPKTTTTLTPLEQ